A window of the Rhodoluna limnophila genome harbors these coding sequences:
- a CDS encoding ComEC/Rec2 family competence protein, with amino-acid sequence MKLIENYEGGQVEFSVIRELPATNAAFSGPRFEILIESVHIENDVAEVRAFGVLNEKDPSELIAVGAKYRCFMNFAPIQSVNRQIFRASCISGFELIMPAHPGANTSKLFRDSFLVNLAGISGEAKGLVAGLAIGEKRLLSDEFSAQMKAVGLTHLTAVSGANCAIVVGLVYLISMRISRRRVVRTVIGVVALMLYVGLVGPEPSVIRSAFMAGVVLVAASLGRPAAGSPALALAVLVLLCIDPWLATDYGFMLSVAATAGILLLTRPLYEKFKSHMPVWIALPLAVSAGAQVMCLPVLLQLQEGLATYSLLANLLVEPMVAPITVLGILSCLVAIPLPGLAVALSWLASVAAQWIVITTQSLSSLAGGVIPWPNGFLGAISALAVIIALVVFLLASAQRSKNWAGFALLIILGVTIGSAGSAVKKYGIWPDQAWQVVACDVGQGDAFVLRSEGLIAVIDVGRENAPTKKCLDRLGVQTIDLLVLTHYDLDHVGGLGGALAGRRIGEVLLSPFPDERWAASNVQETLQATGSRIYRPFEGDSGKLGALTWTVLNPPRNLNLVEDSNDASLAMLWKAAEFNFLALADLGERGQMRLGAASSTWLGQGLDNVPMILKVAHHGSRDQFSELYEAVRPDVCLISSGEGNSYGHPTRRTLDLLESLNCKTLRTDNLGSISLQVNQNDLKLGVSGRG; translated from the coding sequence GTGAAATTGATCGAAAACTACGAAGGCGGCCAAGTTGAATTCTCAGTGATCAGAGAACTGCCTGCGACAAATGCAGCCTTCTCTGGGCCGCGTTTCGAGATTTTGATTGAGTCGGTGCACATTGAAAACGATGTTGCCGAAGTTCGCGCATTTGGGGTTTTGAACGAAAAAGATCCGAGTGAGTTGATTGCGGTTGGAGCAAAATATCGGTGTTTTATGAATTTTGCGCCCATTCAATCGGTCAATCGACAAATCTTTCGCGCGAGCTGCATTTCAGGCTTCGAATTGATAATGCCAGCACACCCAGGAGCAAATACCTCAAAGTTGTTCAGAGATTCCTTCCTTGTTAATCTGGCCGGTATTTCGGGTGAAGCTAAGGGGCTGGTGGCTGGATTGGCCATCGGAGAGAAGCGTCTACTTAGTGATGAGTTTTCCGCTCAGATGAAGGCGGTTGGTTTGACGCACCTGACTGCGGTCTCTGGGGCAAACTGTGCAATCGTGGTCGGGCTGGTGTATTTAATTTCGATGCGCATCTCGCGGCGTAGGGTTGTTCGCACAGTTATTGGTGTTGTGGCCCTGATGCTTTATGTCGGGCTGGTCGGTCCCGAGCCAAGCGTAATCAGATCTGCCTTTATGGCTGGTGTAGTTCTAGTCGCTGCCTCTCTAGGTCGACCCGCTGCTGGTTCGCCAGCTCTTGCGCTTGCCGTGTTGGTGCTTCTGTGTATCGACCCATGGTTGGCAACAGATTACGGTTTCATGCTGTCGGTGGCCGCAACTGCAGGAATACTTCTGCTCACCAGACCGCTGTATGAGAAGTTCAAGTCCCATATGCCCGTGTGGATTGCGCTCCCACTCGCTGTTTCGGCGGGTGCTCAGGTTATGTGTTTGCCTGTTCTATTGCAGCTCCAAGAGGGTTTAGCCACTTATTCACTACTGGCCAATCTTCTGGTCGAACCAATGGTCGCCCCAATTACTGTCCTAGGCATTCTTAGTTGCTTGGTTGCCATTCCTCTACCTGGGCTGGCTGTCGCGCTAAGTTGGCTCGCATCAGTCGCAGCGCAGTGGATAGTCATCACCACCCAATCGTTGAGCAGTCTGGCTGGTGGAGTAATTCCATGGCCAAACGGATTTCTTGGTGCGATTTCGGCCTTAGCCGTAATTATCGCGCTGGTGGTTTTTCTGCTGGCATCGGCTCAGAGATCAAAGAACTGGGCGGGTTTTGCTCTGCTAATAATTTTGGGCGTGACCATCGGGTCGGCTGGTTCGGCTGTAAAAAAATACGGCATCTGGCCTGACCAGGCATGGCAGGTAGTTGCCTGCGATGTTGGACAAGGGGATGCGTTTGTTCTTCGCTCTGAGGGGCTAATTGCTGTAATCGATGTTGGTCGCGAGAATGCGCCAACAAAGAAATGCCTGGATCGACTTGGGGTGCAAACCATCGACCTGCTGGTTCTTACCCACTACGACCTAGACCACGTGGGAGGGCTCGGTGGTGCGCTTGCTGGTCGTCGCATCGGCGAGGTATTACTTTCTCCGTTTCCAGATGAACGTTGGGCTGCTAGCAATGTTCAAGAGACACTGCAGGCCACGGGCTCACGCATCTATCGGCCTTTTGAGGGCGATAGCGGAAAGCTAGGGGCGCTCACCTGGACGGTGCTGAACCCGCCAAGGAACCTAAACCTAGTTGAGGACTCAAATGACGCTAGTCTTGCGATGCTTTGGAAGGCCGCCGAGTTTAATTTCCTCGCACTCGCAGATCTAGGTGAAAGGGGCCAGATGCGTCTTGGCGCTGCATCTTCAACCTGGCTTGGACAAGGCCTCGACAACGTACCCATGATTCTCAAAGTTGCCCACCACGGATCACGGGACCAATTCTCCGAACTGTATGAGGCAGTTCGCCCAGATGTGTGTCTGATTTCTTCGGGAGAGGGCAATAGTTACGGGCATCCGACCAGAAGAACGCTAGACCTCTTGGAAAGCTTGAATTGTAAAACTTTGAGAACAGACAACCTGGGGTCGATTTCGCTGCAGGTCAATCAGAATGACTTGAAGCTTGGAGTCAGCGGTCGCGGTTAG
- a CDS encoding ComEA family DNA-binding protein — translation MGWIKSRFSEALSGTQPISKKLAFLLLGVVAVGLIAVNSLTGAAGDSQISLSGTGENLSIEPSAASVSVNQAIIFVHVIGEVKKPGIYELEAGSRVFDAVFAAGGLTEDAEQATVNLARSLTDGEQIHIGAIGEAPISGSTAEGQAAKINLNRASQVELESLPGVGPALAGRIIDYRDQNGGFQAIEDLKNVGGIGDKLFAGLMNEVTL, via the coding sequence ATGGGTTGGATAAAGTCCAGGTTTTCAGAGGCACTGTCGGGTACGCAACCCATCAGTAAAAAACTCGCTTTTCTGTTGCTGGGAGTCGTCGCCGTTGGCCTAATTGCAGTCAATAGTCTTACCGGGGCAGCTGGTGATTCCCAGATTTCCCTGAGTGGAACTGGAGAAAATCTAAGCATCGAGCCTTCCGCTGCGAGCGTTTCAGTCAATCAAGCAATCATTTTCGTACACGTAATCGGCGAGGTGAAGAAGCCCGGTATTTATGAACTTGAGGCTGGATCTAGAGTTTTCGATGCTGTATTCGCGGCGGGTGGGCTTACCGAAGATGCTGAACAAGCCACCGTAAATCTGGCTAGATCGCTTACCGATGGAGAGCAAATCCACATCGGTGCAATTGGTGAGGCACCGATTAGTGGCTCAACAGCCGAAGGTCAGGCGGCAAAAATAAATCTCAATCGGGCATCCCAGGTTGAACTCGAATCTTTGCCCGGAGTAGGCCCAGCCTTAGCCGGCCGAATTATTGATTATCGCGACCAGAATGGCGGTTTCCAAGCCATAGAAGACCTGAAGAACGTGGGTGGTATCGGAGACAAATTATTTGCGGGCCTGATGAACGAGGTGACCCTTTGA
- the leuS gene encoding leucine--tRNA ligase, translating into MTQQNAPVENEYNVFNIQEKWLPVWDELRPFASGNPGDPRPKKYVLDMFPYPSGDLHMGHAEAYALGDVISRYWVQKGYNVMHPIGWDSFGLPAENAAIKRGLDPKGWTYDNIAQQRSSMRRYACSFDWDRVLITSDPIYYRWNQWLFLEFYNKGLAYRKNSNVNWCPSCQTVLANEQVVQGLCERCDSLVTKKALTQWYFKVTDYADRLLDDLDTLEGNWPAKVLSMQRNWIGRSHGADVNFVIEGREEPVTVFTTRPDTLFGATFMVVAADSALAAELAAGADADVQSQFDAYLEKVKQSNDIERLATDRPKTGVDLKRFAINPVNGAKLPIFASDYVLADYGHGAIMAVPAHDQRDLDFAKAMGLSVQVVLETGEEDPNTTGVATTGEGTLINSGPLNGLSKADAIQKISALLESEGKGKKTKNFRLRDWLISRQRYWGTPIPIIHCEKCGEVPVPQDQLPVELPSAEGLDLKPKGTSPLGGATDWVNVTCPKCSGPALRDTDTMDTFVDSSWYFLRFLSPNSTEVAFPEDEAKAWAPVDQYVGGVTHAILHLLYARFITKVLHDLGKLDFEEPFTRLLNQGMVLMNGSAMSKSRGNIVALSEQLDEHGVDAVRLTMSFAGPPEDDIDWADVSPSGAAKFLARAWRAANDVVSPVGSDAARGNKELRKATHTFLRDFGPVIEGFKFNVGVAKIMELVNALRKAIDGAAGPADPAVREAAEVVAKALSLFAPYTAEDMWAQLGHQPGVALAQLPEADLTLLVESSVVAVVQVDGKLRDKFEVDVNISEDELLALAMQSEPVKRAIGDKSIANTIVRVPKLVNIATK; encoded by the coding sequence ATGACCCAGCAAAACGCGCCGGTTGAGAACGAATACAACGTATTCAACATCCAGGAAAAATGGCTTCCGGTATGGGATGAGCTGCGTCCATTTGCATCGGGAAACCCCGGAGATCCTCGCCCGAAGAAATACGTCTTGGACATGTTCCCTTACCCATCGGGCGACCTACACATGGGGCACGCTGAGGCATACGCGCTAGGCGATGTTATTTCTCGATACTGGGTTCAAAAGGGATACAACGTCATGCATCCAATCGGCTGGGACTCATTCGGTCTCCCTGCCGAGAACGCTGCAATTAAGCGCGGACTTGACCCTAAGGGTTGGACCTACGACAATATCGCGCAACAGCGGTCATCGATGCGTAGATATGCCTGCTCATTTGACTGGGACCGCGTACTGATTACTTCAGACCCGATTTACTACCGATGGAACCAGTGGTTGTTCCTTGAGTTCTACAACAAGGGCTTGGCCTACCGCAAAAACTCAAACGTCAACTGGTGCCCAAGCTGTCAAACCGTGCTGGCAAACGAGCAGGTCGTTCAGGGGCTGTGTGAGCGTTGCGACAGCCTAGTGACCAAGAAAGCTCTTACCCAGTGGTACTTCAAAGTCACCGATTACGCTGACCGCCTGCTCGATGATTTGGACACCCTCGAAGGCAATTGGCCGGCAAAGGTTCTCTCTATGCAGAGAAACTGGATTGGGCGTTCCCACGGAGCCGACGTCAATTTTGTGATTGAAGGTCGCGAAGAGCCGGTAACCGTATTTACCACTCGCCCAGACACCCTGTTTGGTGCAACTTTCATGGTTGTTGCCGCAGATAGTGCTCTGGCGGCGGAACTTGCGGCAGGCGCCGACGCTGATGTTCAATCGCAGTTTGATGCCTACCTTGAAAAGGTAAAGCAGTCCAATGACATTGAACGACTCGCTACCGACCGCCCGAAGACGGGTGTTGACCTAAAGCGATTTGCAATCAATCCGGTAAACGGAGCTAAGCTTCCAATTTTTGCGTCTGACTATGTCCTTGCCGACTACGGTCATGGTGCGATTATGGCTGTTCCTGCCCACGACCAGCGCGACTTGGATTTTGCCAAGGCTATGGGGCTTTCGGTTCAGGTGGTGCTTGAGACCGGCGAAGAGGACCCAAATACCACCGGTGTAGCCACTACTGGAGAAGGAACCCTGATTAACTCGGGTCCGCTCAATGGGCTTTCTAAAGCAGACGCAATCCAGAAAATTTCTGCACTGCTTGAGTCCGAGGGTAAAGGTAAGAAGACCAAGAACTTCCGACTTCGTGACTGGCTAATTTCGCGCCAACGATACTGGGGAACACCTATCCCTATCATTCACTGCGAAAAGTGTGGTGAGGTGCCAGTTCCGCAGGATCAGTTGCCAGTGGAGCTTCCATCTGCCGAGGGCCTAGACCTCAAGCCAAAGGGAACCTCGCCACTTGGCGGAGCAACCGACTGGGTCAACGTAACCTGCCCAAAGTGTTCTGGACCCGCTCTTCGCGACACCGACACCATGGATACTTTCGTGGATTCATCCTGGTATTTCCTTCGTTTCTTGTCTCCAAACTCAACCGAGGTTGCTTTTCCAGAGGATGAGGCCAAGGCCTGGGCTCCGGTTGATCAGTATGTTGGTGGCGTAACGCACGCAATCCTTCACCTGCTCTACGCAAGATTTATTACCAAAGTTCTGCACGATCTAGGAAAGCTAGATTTTGAAGAGCCGTTTACGCGCTTGCTTAACCAGGGCATGGTTCTTATGAACGGTTCTGCAATGTCAAAGTCTCGTGGAAACATCGTTGCTTTGAGCGAGCAGCTGGACGAGCACGGTGTAGATGCTGTTCGTTTGACTATGTCATTTGCCGGTCCTCCTGAGGACGACATCGACTGGGCGGATGTTTCTCCGTCTGGTGCAGCCAAGTTCCTTGCTCGTGCTTGGCGAGCCGCCAATGATGTCGTTAGCCCAGTTGGGTCAGATGCTGCACGTGGAAACAAGGAGTTACGTAAGGCGACCCACACTTTCTTGCGTGACTTTGGCCCAGTAATCGAAGGCTTCAAGTTCAATGTCGGTGTTGCCAAAATTATGGAGCTAGTCAATGCGCTTCGTAAGGCTATTGACGGTGCTGCCGGTCCTGCTGATCCAGCAGTGCGCGAAGCAGCCGAAGTCGTAGCTAAGGCACTCTCGCTTTTTGCTCCGTATACGGCCGAGGACATGTGGGCACAGCTTGGTCACCAGCCTGGAGTTGCGCTTGCACAGCTGCCTGAAGCCGACCTAACCTTGCTGGTTGAAAGTTCAGTGGTTGCTGTCGTGCAGGTCGACGGAAAGCTACGAGACAAATTTGAAGTTGACGTAAACATTTCCGAGGATGAACTCCTCGCCTTGGCTATGCAATCAGAACCGGTCAAGCGTGCAATTGGGGATAAGTCGATTGCCAACACCATTGTTCGCGTTCCAAAACTTGTGAACATAGCTACCAAGTAA
- the pabB gene encoding aminodeoxychorismate synthase component I, which translates to MQLYSAHLAGWAAPADVFAQFYSSEPNAFWLDREHHIDEPFSVMGAGTPEIFSIDGVASIGRVVGNPQIAVAGDAVGDLSLPFSWRPGLVGCLNYELDSLHAFISVDRAIIFDHRDKSMYFVGLFESQKAFSAWHRAALLRLTLVGGQQSIYRNRFRADQVTFFAQLRHSPSQYLGMIDSAQRHIEAGDVYQICLTNQVTLSSTADPLFTFLALREQNPAPYSAYLRFGDKAVVSSSPEQFLKLDSSGRLSTKPIKGTRGRGPDLSTDAAIAAELKSNVKERAENLMIVDLMRNDLSKVAEIDSVRVPALFEVETYATVHQLVSTVTAQLKDDLDISAVLASAFPGGSMTGAPKIRAMEIISDLESGPRGVYSGALGYIGVDGSAEFGMTIRTLIFESGQVSLGVGGGITSDSDPDAELAETELKAQALLKVLNAPNPWS; encoded by the coding sequence ATGCAGCTGTATTCTGCGCATCTTGCCGGTTGGGCTGCGCCAGCTGACGTATTTGCTCAGTTTTACAGTTCAGAGCCCAACGCTTTCTGGCTTGATCGCGAACACCACATCGATGAACCGTTCAGCGTTATGGGTGCAGGAACTCCTGAAATTTTCTCTATCGATGGCGTTGCATCCATCGGTAGAGTGGTGGGCAATCCCCAAATCGCAGTTGCGGGGGATGCTGTGGGTGATCTAAGCCTTCCTTTTTCGTGGCGGCCTGGTTTGGTTGGTTGCCTCAACTATGAACTTGATAGTTTGCACGCGTTCATCAGTGTGGATCGAGCGATTATTTTTGATCACCGCGACAAGTCGATGTACTTTGTCGGGTTATTTGAGAGCCAGAAGGCTTTTAGTGCTTGGCATCGAGCCGCCTTGCTACGCCTGACTTTGGTTGGCGGGCAGCAGTCTATTTACCGAAATCGATTCAGAGCAGACCAGGTTACTTTTTTTGCTCAATTGAGGCACAGTCCAAGTCAATATCTCGGGATGATCGATTCGGCCCAGCGCCACATCGAGGCCGGGGACGTCTATCAAATTTGCCTAACCAATCAGGTGACGCTGAGTTCCACCGCTGATCCGCTTTTCACATTCCTTGCTTTGCGTGAACAAAACCCAGCGCCATATTCCGCATATCTTCGATTCGGCGACAAAGCGGTAGTGAGCAGCTCTCCTGAGCAGTTCCTCAAACTCGACTCATCTGGGCGCCTATCAACCAAACCAATCAAGGGCACCCGAGGGCGCGGACCTGACCTGTCGACCGATGCCGCAATCGCTGCCGAACTCAAATCAAACGTTAAAGAACGCGCCGAGAACCTAATGATCGTAGATCTGATGCGCAATGACCTCTCCAAAGTGGCCGAGATTGATAGCGTCCGGGTTCCCGCACTTTTTGAGGTCGAAACCTACGCAACCGTTCACCAGTTGGTCTCAACCGTCACTGCTCAGTTGAAGGACGACCTGGACATCTCAGCAGTCCTAGCGTCTGCATTTCCTGGTGGGTCGATGACGGGTGCTCCTAAAATCCGTGCCATGGAAATCATCTCGGACCTAGAGAGTGGTCCTCGGGGAGTCTATTCAGGGGCTCTGGGATACATCGGGGTTGATGGTTCTGCAGAATTTGGAATGACCATTAGGACGCTAATTTTTGAGTCTGGACAGGTAAGTCTGGGTGTAGGTGGTGGCATTACCTCTGACTCAGACCCCGATGCCGAACTTGCTGAGACTGAGCTCAAGGCTCAGGCTTTGCTGAAAGTGCTAAACGCACCTAATCCGTGGAGTTAG
- a CDS encoding aminotransferase class IV, with the protein MSDAAQFFCFKDGSLQLVTSPPESEVVLSVADSWLADEGRVRNLQAHFSRFGDWVRQITDVCDEQLEPFFDAVREAIPNQGRWFPRIEFHGEATTPNHLFLRLREAPEQLGPITLWTYPDTDPRHNPTVKGPDLSLCLQVRRAAQMHGADEAVFLDERGNLIEGALSSIVWWRGDVLCAPDHQTKWLPSITRQEVFAIAEQMGIRTRTENARPADLVELEIWALSSLQGIRLVRDWIDLGGPVGPAKHLESFQKRLRLQLTAID; encoded by the coding sequence ATGTCTGACGCAGCACAGTTCTTTTGCTTTAAAGACGGCTCATTGCAGTTAGTCACCTCACCTCCAGAATCAGAGGTTGTACTTTCCGTCGCCGACTCCTGGTTAGCCGATGAGGGACGGGTTAGAAATCTTCAGGCTCACTTCTCTCGTTTCGGCGACTGGGTTCGGCAGATAACCGATGTGTGTGACGAACAATTGGAACCATTCTTTGATGCTGTCCGAGAAGCAATTCCTAATCAGGGTCGCTGGTTTCCACGAATTGAATTTCACGGAGAGGCCACCACGCCAAACCACCTCTTCTTAAGACTGCGCGAGGCGCCCGAGCAGCTGGGGCCAATTACCCTCTGGACGTATCCAGACACCGACCCGCGACACAATCCGACTGTCAAGGGCCCGGATTTGAGCCTATGCCTGCAGGTGAGAAGAGCCGCTCAGATGCACGGCGCCGACGAAGCAGTCTTTTTGGATGAGCGCGGAAACCTAATTGAAGGTGCCCTGAGCTCGATTGTTTGGTGGCGAGGAGATGTCCTGTGTGCGCCTGACCACCAAACCAAATGGCTTCCGAGCATTACCCGCCAAGAAGTTTTTGCGATCGCAGAGCAGATGGGTATTCGGACACGAACCGAAAATGCTCGGCCAGCTGACTTAGTTGAACTTGAAATCTGGGCGCTTAGCTCTTTACAGGGCATCAGATTGGTTCGGGATTGGATTGATCTCGGCGGCCCGGTCGGCCCGGCTAAACATCTAGAGTCATTTCAGAAGCGATTGAGACTCCAGCTGACCGCTATCGATTAA
- a CDS encoding DedA family protein — MNEILDWILNMVQSVDPATRNLLAGLAIMLETSLFIGLIMPGDTVVLVASTGVLDLGDFFFLLGAVLLGSLIGESIGFLIGRFFGERIRASRLGQKIGEKNWQMADVFVETRGGLAVAISRFLPVLHSLVPVVSGMTRMKYRVFIRWTVAACAVWASAYVGVGYLARASYEEVSKNLKFGGLVFVVIIIAFVVLVHFGKKRLEKSAERMIAEGEAAMAAIAGAEQIERGEENNFDQSEKN; from the coding sequence GTGAATGAGATTCTTGACTGGATTCTGAACATGGTTCAGAGCGTTGACCCGGCAACTCGCAACCTTTTGGCCGGCCTCGCAATCATGCTCGAGACCTCGCTTTTCATCGGTTTGATTATGCCCGGTGACACCGTAGTTCTAGTTGCCTCAACGGGCGTACTCGACCTCGGCGACTTCTTCTTTTTGCTCGGAGCAGTCCTGCTAGGTTCACTTATAGGTGAGTCGATCGGCTTTCTGATCGGCAGGTTCTTCGGAGAGCGCATCCGTGCCAGCCGGTTGGGGCAAAAAATTGGTGAAAAAAACTGGCAGATGGCTGACGTTTTTGTTGAGACCCGTGGTGGGTTAGCGGTAGCGATTTCAAGATTTCTGCCAGTACTGCACTCTTTGGTTCCGGTTGTTTCTGGCATGACCAGAATGAAGTACCGAGTATTCATCCGCTGGACTGTCGCTGCTTGTGCGGTGTGGGCCAGCGCCTATGTCGGTGTCGGCTATCTAGCGCGCGCTAGCTATGAAGAGGTTTCCAAGAACCTCAAGTTCGGCGGATTAGTTTTCGTCGTGATTATCATCGCGTTTGTGGTTCTGGTTCACTTTGGTAAAAAGCGGCTCGAGAAGTCTGCCGAACGCATGATTGCCGAGGGTGAGGCCGCAATGGCAGCAATTGCCGGCGCCGAGCAAATCGAACGCGGCGAAGAAAACAACTTCGATCAAAGCGAGAAAAACTAA
- a CDS encoding SOS response-associated peptidase: protein MCGRFVVARAVGEIQTIFEVDEIVGSIPGVSYNVAPTQPIAIIVDRAFEKAEDGSPIGELSREIHSARWGLVPRWAKSPDEHGPLINGRIESILEKPSFKDSVIRRRCVIPASGYYEWQVAADGTKQPFYISAGTDGMFALAGLYEWWADPSKNAADPARWLLSATTLTKDSAPELAHIHDRNPVLLSPDTFEAWLDPHIIGDQELLEAVAIDSDMVAAEAEFFKVGTDVGQVRNNSPELIRALS from the coding sequence ATGTGTGGACGGTTTGTAGTTGCTCGCGCAGTTGGTGAAATCCAAACCATTTTCGAGGTTGACGAAATCGTCGGGAGTATTCCGGGGGTCAGTTACAACGTTGCTCCCACCCAGCCAATTGCAATCATTGTCGACCGTGCGTTTGAAAAAGCTGAAGACGGATCCCCAATCGGCGAACTGAGTCGTGAAATTCATTCGGCTCGCTGGGGCCTGGTGCCCCGTTGGGCTAAAAGCCCAGACGAACACGGCCCACTCATCAATGGCAGAATCGAGTCAATTCTCGAAAAGCCTTCTTTCAAAGATTCAGTAATCCGCCGTCGCTGCGTGATTCCGGCCTCTGGTTATTACGAATGGCAAGTCGCCGCAGATGGCACCAAGCAGCCGTTTTACATCTCTGCTGGCACCGATGGAATGTTTGCATTAGCGGGCTTGTACGAGTGGTGGGCGGATCCGAGCAAAAACGCTGCAGACCCTGCTCGTTGGCTACTTTCGGCAACCACGCTGACCAAAGACTCTGCCCCCGAGTTAGCCCACATCCACGACCGCAATCCAGTCTTGCTATCTCCAGACACCTTTGAAGCCTGGCTCGACCCGCACATTATTGGTGACCAGGAGTTGCTAGAGGCAGTTGCCATTGACTCTGACATGGTGGCAGCAGAGGCAGAATTTTTCAAAGTCGGCACCGATGTTGGGCAGGTGCGGAACAACTCCCCCGAACTCATTAGAGCTTTGAGTTAG
- a CDS encoding YdeI/OmpD-associated family protein, whose translation MANRQNNERDSGRNAPRDKNGKLKRKLNEMPADVKVSLEETGLRADFDARPAYQRNDYLAWIIRSKFPATRTKRLNQMLAELELGGVYMRMDHPASRK comes from the coding sequence GTGGCCAATCGTCAGAACAACGAACGCGATTCCGGCAGAAATGCCCCGCGCGATAAAAATGGCAAACTCAAGCGAAAACTAAACGAGATGCCGGCGGACGTCAAAGTTTCGCTTGAAGAGACCGGGCTACGCGCTGATTTTGATGCTCGACCGGCCTATCAACGCAATGACTACCTAGCTTGGATTATTCGCTCGAAGTTTCCGGCTACCCGCACCAAACGGCTAAATCAAATGTTGGCCGAGCTCGAGCTGGGCGGCGTCTACATGCGCATGGACCATCCAGCCTCTAGAAAATAA
- a CDS encoding DUF6504 family protein, whose protein sequence is MSVSTNRGGEPIGFWWRGGSYLVNSKPVRWFARREWWNESARAQRGIGAGVLEVEMWRICASSEDSRTAQYELVHTLDTHGNDRNTWRLARVYA, encoded by the coding sequence GTGTCGGTTTCTACTAACCGAGGAGGTGAGCCGATCGGGTTTTGGTGGCGAGGCGGTAGCTACCTGGTTAATTCAAAGCCGGTGCGCTGGTTTGCCCGCAGAGAATGGTGGAATGAGTCAGCAAGAGCACAGCGAGGCATCGGGGCCGGAGTACTTGAAGTAGAAATGTGGCGCATTTGCGCGTCCAGCGAAGACAGCAGAACCGCTCAGTACGAGCTAGTGCACACGCTCGATACGCACGGCAACGACCGCAATACTTGGCGACTAGCCCGGGTCTACGCCTAG